A single genomic interval of Candidatus Zixiibacteriota bacterium harbors:
- a CDS encoding T9SS type A sorting domain-containing protein: protein MLRGSFCHFGINRRFALVGIFATALLIAVSFTPVSAQSDPYNKIDSVIVGSASSYPGGKFSVPVTVVNDEAIAGFSIPLNYPAESLTFDSASFAGSSARAWGFHGVTHDAGNATLLVGGVALGEPPINVGRNELAKLYFTVRNDVDADASVTLDSGFVAPAGRLELSAFDAKTIRPYFKPGTITIIAANRAPEFEPLSARTISEGEVLTFSVRAVDPERAAVKLHAGRLAAGARFSDLGNGTGTFRWQVPYVGTGSASGSPYVVTIFASDGEAGSHIDIPITVINSNRPPVITLGSSIAAGAGDTLFIPFVAQDPDFETVSFSAQGIPAGAQIGSTNPGFLRWVSDISDSGDYAFALTATDEGGASATENVEFTLLPTLPVELAISDEQAYSGEVVTISINLHNRVPITGFNLTIGFDPTLITFVSADKTGTRIAGWPQLTQSDGTDKIFISARSTAGAPGNALAVGNGTVVKLRFQISSNLQFAGLYSPLEFDYVDPGGEDENIALDAAGAAVPRSQTLYSPGGVLVKKYAGLVGDINLNGVAFEIGDVVYFTNFFINPAQYPLTGERLQNSDINQDGVPATLGDLIRLLLIVNGGAKLATPGVVEEFEYDLSAAESGLEYQLTQPTTAAAARLEFELSSAADCDVVLGVSAHDFELQSHRDGTRLRVLLLGVRGHVPELPAGALVTISDPRALLVNHEFVDASGSTLTPIRRSTTILPDSYELNQNYPNPFNPETVIDFALPQAGAVNLTVFNLLGETVTTLLDGPLPAGTHRVVFRGQDASGRGLPSGVYFYRLTAGAFSETKKMVLLK, encoded by the coding sequence ATGCTTAGGGGATCATTCTGCCATTTTGGCATCAATCGGCGATTCGCCCTCGTGGGCATCTTCGCCACTGCACTTCTGATCGCCGTCTCATTTACTCCCGTTTCGGCGCAAAGCGATCCTTACAATAAGATCGATTCCGTTATTGTTGGGAGCGCATCGTCGTATCCGGGCGGCAAGTTCTCGGTTCCGGTAACCGTCGTCAATGATGAGGCCATCGCCGGATTCTCAATTCCGCTGAATTACCCCGCTGAATCTCTGACATTTGATTCCGCCAGTTTTGCCGGGTCCTCCGCGCGAGCGTGGGGATTCCACGGCGTCACCCATGATGCAGGAAATGCCACGTTGCTCGTGGGCGGTGTGGCCCTCGGCGAACCGCCGATCAACGTCGGCCGCAACGAACTCGCCAAGCTCTATTTCACCGTGCGCAATGATGTCGATGCCGATGCTAGCGTGACGCTCGACTCCGGTTTCGTCGCCCCGGCCGGTCGGCTCGAACTCAGCGCGTTCGACGCCAAGACGATCCGGCCTTACTTCAAGCCGGGGACGATCACGATCATCGCCGCCAATCGCGCCCCGGAATTTGAACCGCTGTCCGCGCGGACCATCTCCGAGGGAGAAGTGCTGACCTTTTCGGTGCGCGCTGTTGATCCGGAACGCGCGGCTGTGAAACTGCATGCCGGCCGACTGGCTGCCGGCGCCCGGTTCTCCGATCTCGGGAACGGTACCGGGACCTTCCGCTGGCAAGTGCCTTATGTCGGCACCGGTTCCGCCAGCGGCTCACCGTATGTCGTGACCATCTTTGCTTCCGACGGTGAAGCGGGCAGTCACATTGACATTCCCATAACCGTGATCAATTCCAACCGGCCGCCGGTGATTACACTCGGATCATCCATCGCCGCCGGCGCTGGCGATACGCTCTTCATACCGTTTGTCGCCCAGGATCCCGATTTCGAGACCGTCAGTTTCTCCGCGCAGGGAATTCCGGCCGGTGCCCAGATCGGCTCAACGAATCCCGGCTTCTTGCGCTGGGTTTCCGACATTTCCGATTCCGGCGACTATGCCTTCGCCCTGACCGCCACCGATGAAGGCGGCGCCAGTGCGACCGAAAACGTCGAATTCACCCTGTTGCCGACGTTGCCGGTCGAACTTGCCATCAGCGACGAGCAGGCGTACTCCGGCGAGGTTGTCACGATCTCGATCAACCTCCACAATCGCGTGCCGATCACCGGCTTCAACCTGACCATCGGCTTCGATCCGACGCTGATCACCTTCGTGTCTGCCGACAAGACCGGTACCCGCATTGCCGGCTGGCCGCAACTGACGCAGTCGGATGGCACCGACAAGATTTTCATCTCCGCCCGTTCGACCGCTGGCGCTCCGGGCAATGCCCTCGCCGTCGGCAACGGCACGGTCGTAAAGTTGCGCTTCCAGATTTCCTCCAACCTGCAATTTGCCGGGCTCTACTCGCCGCTGGAGTTCGACTATGTTGATCCGGGTGGGGAAGACGAAAATATTGCTCTCGACGCCGCCGGCGCTGCCGTCCCGCGCAGCCAGACTTTGTATTCACCCGGTGGTGTGCTGGTGAAGAAGTACGCCGGTTTGGTCGGCGACATCAACCTGAACGGCGTGGCCTTTGAGATCGGCGACGTCGTCTACTTTACGAATTTCTTCATCAACCCGGCGCAATACCCCTTGACCGGCGAGCGCCTGCAAAATTCCGACATTAATCAGGATGGCGTGCCGGCCACGCTCGGCGACCTGATCCGCCTACTGCTGATCGTTAATGGCGGCGCCAAGCTGGCAACACCCGGTGTCGTGGAGGAATTCGAATACGATCTGAGCGCCGCGGAGAGCGGGCTGGAATACCAACTCACGCAGCCGACGACCGCCGCCGCGGCGCGTCTGGAATTCGAGCTGAGTTCCGCCGCTGACTGCGACGTCGTCCTCGGTGTCTCCGCGCACGATTTTGAACTGCAGTCGCACCGCGACGGCACGCGCCTGCGCGTGCTGCTGCTCGGTGTGCGCGGCCATGTGCCCGAATTGCCGGCCGGCGCCCTGGTGACGATTTCCGACCCGCGCGCGCTTCTGGTGAATCACGAATTTGTCGATGCTTCCGGCTCGACGCTGACGCCGATCCGGCGCAGCACGACGATACTGCCGGACAGCTATGAACTGAATCAGAACTATCCGAATCCGTTCAATCCCGAGACCGTGATTGACTTCGCCTTGCCGCAAGCCGGCGCTGTCAATTTGACGGTCTTCAATCTTCTGGGTGAGACGGTCACAACGCTGCTGGACGGCCCGCTGCCGGCCGGCACGCACCGCGTTGTGTTTCGCGGCCAGGATGCTTCCGGCCGCGGCTTACCGTCCGGCGTCTACTTCTATCGCTTGACCGCCGGCGCGTTTTCGGAAACGAAAAAGATGGTCTTGCTGAAGTAG